One Kaistella polysaccharea DNA segment encodes these proteins:
- a CDS encoding type I restriction enzyme HsdR N-terminal domain-containing protein → MELPKLNFKETFDFEIKRDKDKFFIYDLVRKSWLLLTPEEWVRQHWVWYFYKIKDRNLSSLILEKKLVLNGTTKRIDLLVTEKTKAKILVECKAPHIKITEKTFEQTARYNSILGAEEIILSNGLHHISARFMNGNYEFYKSEF, encoded by the coding sequence ATGGAACTGCCGAAACTGAATTTTAAAGAAACTTTTGACTTTGAAATCAAGAGAGACAAAGATAAGTTTTTTATTTATGATTTGGTTCGTAAATCCTGGTTGCTGCTGACTCCCGAAGAGTGGGTAAGACAGCATTGGGTCTGGTATTTTTACAAAATTAAAGATCGCAATCTGTCTTCATTAATCCTTGAAAAAAAATTAGTTTTAAACGGTACAACAAAAAGAATTGATCTTTTGGTTACTGAAAAAACAAAGGCTAAAATTTTAGTAGAATGTAAAGCGCCACACATTAAAATTACGGAGAAAACATTTGAACAAACGGCCAGATATAATTCGATTCTCGGTGCAGAAGAAATTATTTTAAGCAATGGATTACACCATATTTCTGCTCGCTTTATGAACGGAAATTACGAATTCTACAAGAGTGAGTTTTAA
- the crcB gene encoding fluoride efflux transporter CrcB, whose translation MRNLFYIFVGGGLGSVLRFLISNYTQKLWNINSFPMGTFVVNIVGCFLIGVLTSYFLRVDNYLKFLLITGFCGGFTTFSTFSAENYSLWESGNYMVLLSYILLSIIVGFVAVYVGLQVSKN comes from the coding sequence ATGAGAAACCTATTTTATATATTCGTAGGTGGCGGATTAGGAAGCGTATTGCGCTTCCTAATTTCGAATTATACCCAAAAGCTCTGGAATATCAATTCATTTCCAATGGGGACTTTTGTGGTGAATATTGTGGGTTGCTTTCTCATAGGCGTTCTTACTTCTTATTTTCTTCGGGTAGATAATTATTTAAAGTTTCTGTTGATCACGGGATTTTGTGGAGGTTTTACTACTTTCTCTACTTTCTCGGCAGAAAACTACTCTTTATGGGAAAGTGGAAATTATATGGTTCTACTATCTTATATTTTGTTGAGTATAATAGTAGGATTTGTGGCTGTTTATGTTGGTTTACAAGTATCAAAAAATTAA
- a CDS encoding UDP-glucose--hexose-1-phosphate uridylyltransferase: MKSNLSDYSHKRFNILTGEWVLVSPHRSKRPWQGQEETIFADVSPSHDPDCYLCAGNTRMNGEKNPDYKEVYAFPNDFPALQATSPEFSFNEGLFKAESEQGICKVICFSPDHSKSLASMAVEDIDKVVKVWQKEYASLGAQENINYVQIFENKGAVMGCSNPHPHGQIWCQSTLPNEVYKKDGHQKTYFNENQSSLLGDYLSQELRKDERIIYQNDSFVVLVPFWAIWPFETMIIPRKHSSDISKMKDSESFEFADAISKITRAYDKLFACSFPYSSGIHQAPTNGKSNDYWHWHMSFYPPLLRSATVKKFMVGYEMFGSPQRDITPEQAAIALKKLIHTLN; the protein is encoded by the coding sequence ATGAAATCAAATTTATCGGATTATTCTCATAAACGTTTCAATATCCTCACTGGAGAATGGGTTTTAGTGTCGCCTCATCGATCTAAACGCCCTTGGCAAGGGCAGGAAGAAACCATTTTTGCTGATGTAAGTCCTTCCCACGATCCCGACTGTTATTTATGTGCAGGAAACACCAGGATGAACGGCGAAAAAAATCCAGATTATAAGGAAGTATATGCTTTTCCTAATGATTTTCCCGCACTACAAGCAACGTCACCGGAATTCTCTTTCAATGAAGGTTTATTTAAGGCGGAAAGCGAACAGGGCATCTGCAAGGTCATCTGTTTTAGTCCTGACCATTCGAAAAGTTTGGCAAGTATGGCGGTTGAAGATATTGATAAAGTCGTGAAAGTCTGGCAAAAAGAATACGCTAGTTTAGGGGCGCAGGAGAATATCAATTACGTGCAAATCTTCGAAAATAAAGGAGCGGTTATGGGCTGTAGCAATCCACATCCACATGGACAAATCTGGTGTCAGTCCACATTGCCCAACGAAGTTTATAAAAAAGATGGTCATCAAAAAACTTATTTTAATGAAAATCAATCCAGTTTGCTGGGTGATTATTTAAGTCAGGAACTTCGAAAAGATGAGCGCATTATTTATCAGAATGATAGTTTTGTTGTACTCGTCCCCTTTTGGGCCATTTGGCCATTTGAAACGATGATTATTCCTAGAAAGCACTCTTCTGATATTTCAAAGATGAAAGATTCAGAAAGTTTTGAATTTGCCGATGCAATATCCAAAATTACCCGCGCTTATGATAAATTGTTTGCGTGTTCTTTTCCGTACTCCAGCGGTATTCATCAAGCGCCAACAAACGGAAAATCCAATGACTATTGGCATTGGCATATGAGTTTTTATCCGCCTTTATTGCGAAGTGCAACCGTTAAAAAATTTATGGTAGGTTATGAGATGTTTGGTTCCCCTCAGCGCGACATTACCCCGGAACAAGCCGCAATCGCCTTAAAAAAACTGATACACACGCTCAACTAA
- the galK gene encoding galactokinase: MNKKLRNEVEESFKKHFREKPLMIFSPGRINLIGEHVDYSEGFVLPAAINKGIAVAMVKSSSKNSKVYALNKDELLDFNLDGIKKLPNGGWRNYILGVVAEIQKKGLTVGNFNAVFGGNIPEGAGMSSSAALENAFVFGLNKLFNLGLSKSEMILISQQAEHHFTGVKCGIMDQYASMFGVKDSVLLLDCRTLESTTYKIDFKNYKLLLINTNVKHNLAESAYNDRRAVCENVAAVLKIKTLRDASKEMLDGIKDELSEEDYQKALYVIEENERVKKFSQAIVENNLNTLGDLLYKSHEGLRKQYQVSCSELDFLVDKAKENNDVLGARMMGGGFGGCTLNLVKKDGAEDFIKEINKSYLQEYDRACSVYNVKLASGTRILK; this comes from the coding sequence ATGAATAAAAAATTACGAAATGAGGTTGAGGAGAGTTTCAAAAAACACTTTCGTGAAAAACCTCTGATGATATTTTCACCTGGGAGAATAAATCTTATAGGTGAACATGTCGATTATAGCGAAGGATTTGTACTTCCCGCCGCAATAAATAAGGGTATTGCGGTGGCTATGGTTAAAAGTTCCTCCAAAAATTCTAAAGTTTATGCCCTTAACAAAGATGAACTGCTCGATTTTAATTTAGATGGAATCAAAAAATTGCCTAATGGCGGATGGCGAAATTACATTTTAGGTGTAGTAGCAGAAATCCAGAAAAAAGGTCTTACAGTTGGGAATTTTAATGCCGTCTTTGGCGGTAACATTCCAGAAGGCGCAGGCATGTCATCTTCAGCTGCCCTAGAAAATGCTTTTGTGTTTGGACTCAATAAACTTTTCAATTTAGGACTTTCCAAAAGTGAAATGATCTTAATCTCCCAACAAGCCGAACACCATTTTACGGGCGTTAAATGCGGTATAATGGATCAATACGCAAGCATGTTCGGTGTGAAAGATAGCGTCCTTTTATTGGATTGTAGAACATTAGAATCAACAACTTATAAAATTGACTTTAAAAATTATAAACTCCTACTTATTAACACCAACGTTAAACACAATTTGGCAGAAAGTGCTTATAATGATAGACGTGCGGTTTGTGAGAATGTGGCCGCTGTGCTAAAGATAAAGACCCTGCGGGACGCTTCAAAAGAAATGCTGGATGGTATCAAAGATGAGCTTTCCGAAGAAGATTATCAAAAAGCGCTCTATGTAATCGAAGAAAATGAGCGTGTGAAAAAGTTCTCGCAGGCTATAGTTGAAAATAACTTGAATACTTTGGGTGACTTATTATACAAATCTCATGAAGGACTACGGAAACAATATCAAGTAAGTTGCTCAGAACTGGATTTTTTGGTGGATAAGGCAAAAGAAAATAATGATGTTTTAGGAGCCAGAATGATGGGCGGCGGATTTGGAGGCTGCACACTCAACCTGGTCAAAAAGGACGGAGCCGAGGATTTCATAAAAGAAATCAATAAAAGTTACTTACAGGAATATGACCGAGCATGTTCCGTCTATAATGTAAAATTAGCATCGGGTACACGAATTTTAAAATAA
- a CDS encoding DUF922 domain-containing protein: protein MKYKITLALIFINFLVYSQVIEWSINHKINRSDFQGKIPDKTINHAGTSYNVSYEIISTSIWTGKIQTRTFAIFDKAESWLNESFYTDELLNHEQKHFDIAQIFAYKLQKLINKEIKNSKDFNSKISYLSKIIGDECTAFQEKYDLQTDHGTILEKQKEYDKIIENELLNYR from the coding sequence ATGAAGTATAAAATAACTCTTGCTTTAATATTTATAAATTTTCTTGTCTATTCTCAAGTCATCGAATGGTCAATTAATCATAAAATTAATCGATCTGATTTTCAAGGCAAAATCCCCGACAAAACTATTAATCACGCTGGAACTTCTTACAACGTTAGTTACGAAATTATTTCGACTTCAATTTGGACAGGGAAAATTCAAACAAGAACTTTTGCAATATTCGATAAAGCAGAATCGTGGTTAAATGAAAGTTTTTATACTGATGAATTGTTAAATCATGAACAAAAACATTTCGATATTGCACAAATTTTTGCATATAAATTACAAAAACTGATAAATAAGGAAATCAAAAATTCGAAAGATTTTAACTCCAAAATTTCCTACTTAAGTAAAATAATTGGTGATGAATGTACAGCATTTCAGGAAAAATATGACTTACAAACAGATCACGGAACTATTTTAGAAAAGCAAAAGGAATATGACAAAATAATTGAAAACGAATTACTCAACTACAGATAA
- a CDS encoding glycoside hydrolase family 2 TIM barrel-domain containing protein, protein MKLRLLTFIPLLLTMGCKTASLIEVPKQTSHFNHEIFEDNKLAPRATYFGFETADIKDKNLSKRFLSLNGPWKFNFVNDPKTRPTTFQNINFDDTDWKTIPVPANWEVEGYDYPIYLDERYPFTTKWPDAPTDYNPVGTYRKEINLTKEFLSQETILHFAGAKSAMYVYINGNYAGYSQGSKTPAEFNITKYLKEGKNILALQMFRWSDASYLESQDFLRMSGIEREVYLYTQPKVSVSDYYAYTNLDENYQNGILKNTVSVVNHSNDAVKRKVSVEIFDGVTSKYKDSKILNISANKTTQLVSESILENVKKWSAEQPNLYTLKIVLEDESNSKNNQYITRKIGFKTVEIKNAQVLINGKPIYIRGVNRHETDPITGHVVSKASMELDIKLMKQNNINAVRSSHYPNDPYWLELCDTYGLYVVDEANIESHPLAIDEKTQLGNEMSWLPAHEMRTQRMYYRDRNHASIYSWSLGNEAGKGEIFKTTYKWLKAHDDNRIVQYEPAGNEDYTDIYCPMYPKPEYLINHGKSNSDKPSIMIEYAHAMGNSVGNLQDYWDIIEKYPNLQGGYIWDWVDQALEYKDKNGQSYFAYGHDYHPDLPTDGNFLNNGLVNPHRVPHPHLTEVKKVYEPVQFNYLGNGVVEITNKNFFADFSDKTISWKILKDGKEEFHDENIALEVKPQESKNIKLDKFPKVFPSENEYILQVSLIQKDDNNLVPKGYEVGWDEFVLQKGQSEKISSSKGNNLKIIENSDSYKISSELVDLRIDATSGEIQSWNYQGKLITNEALRPNFWRPPTDNDLGNNMFQWAKVWQDATYNYTAKLVEKPTLSNNRVTYKVAYILPKDEAKVEVKYTLKTDGSLVIDYSFKPNQKDLPNLPRLGMYMTLPRTFTDVAWYGKGATESYWDRKTGVKTGLYSGKITDQFERYLRPQETGNKTDVRWMTVSSDNLNLKASSNILLNASVWPFAMPEIDFNPEDAGKSASGLIPVTTRHGADIKIGETVQWNIDYMQMGVGGDTSWGRLVHLEYTIPGTKPYQYSFTIQPKSL, encoded by the coding sequence ATGAAATTAAGACTTTTAACGTTCATCCCATTACTATTAACAATGGGTTGCAAAACGGCGTCACTGATCGAAGTTCCTAAACAAACTTCTCATTTTAATCACGAAATTTTTGAAGATAATAAACTCGCACCACGCGCCACTTATTTCGGTTTTGAAACTGCTGATATCAAAGACAAAAACCTGTCAAAACGGTTTTTAAGTTTAAATGGACCTTGGAAGTTTAATTTTGTCAACGACCCGAAAACAAGACCCACCACATTTCAAAATATTAATTTTGATGACACCGATTGGAAAACCATTCCTGTTCCTGCAAATTGGGAAGTGGAAGGTTATGATTATCCCATCTACTTAGACGAGCGCTATCCATTCACCACAAAATGGCCGGATGCACCAACCGATTATAATCCTGTTGGAACATATCGAAAAGAGATTAATTTAACTAAAGAATTTTTATCTCAAGAAACCATCTTGCATTTCGCTGGTGCCAAATCAGCGATGTACGTTTACATCAATGGAAACTATGCTGGCTATTCCCAAGGCAGCAAAACCCCAGCAGAATTTAATATTACCAAGTATTTAAAAGAAGGAAAAAATATATTGGCCTTGCAAATGTTTCGTTGGAGTGATGCCAGTTATCTGGAAAGCCAGGACTTTCTGCGCATGAGCGGTATCGAACGCGAGGTCTATTTATATACGCAACCGAAAGTTTCAGTTTCAGATTATTACGCTTATACCAATTTGGATGAAAATTATCAAAATGGAATTTTGAAAAATACAGTATCAGTGGTCAATCACTCTAATGATGCTGTTAAAAGAAAGGTTTCTGTAGAAATTTTTGACGGCGTGACTTCGAAATACAAAGACTCCAAAATCTTAAACATTTCTGCGAACAAAACGACTCAATTGGTATCTGAAAGTATTCTTGAAAATGTAAAAAAATGGTCTGCGGAACAACCAAATTTATACACTTTAAAAATAGTTTTAGAAGATGAAAGCAATTCTAAAAACAATCAATATATCACTCGAAAAATAGGTTTCAAAACTGTTGAAATCAAAAATGCTCAAGTGTTGATTAATGGAAAGCCGATTTACATTCGTGGCGTTAATAGACACGAAACGGATCCAATTACGGGTCATGTAGTTTCAAAAGCCTCTATGGAACTGGACATTAAATTGATGAAACAAAATAACATCAACGCGGTGCGTTCATCACATTACCCCAACGATCCATATTGGTTGGAGTTGTGTGATACCTATGGTTTATATGTCGTTGATGAAGCAAATATTGAGAGTCATCCCCTAGCCATTGATGAAAAAACACAATTAGGTAACGAAATGAGTTGGTTACCAGCCCATGAAATGCGTACCCAAAGGATGTATTACCGCGATAGAAACCATGCGTCCATTTATTCCTGGTCATTAGGAAATGAAGCAGGAAAAGGGGAGATTTTTAAAACTACCTACAAATGGTTAAAGGCACACGACGATAATCGCATTGTACAGTATGAACCAGCAGGAAATGAAGACTATACTGATATTTATTGTCCAATGTATCCAAAACCCGAATATTTGATTAATCATGGTAAGTCCAATTCTGATAAACCATCAATTATGATTGAATATGCCCATGCCATGGGTAATTCGGTCGGCAATCTCCAGGATTATTGGGACATTATCGAAAAGTATCCTAACCTTCAAGGTGGTTATATTTGGGATTGGGTCGATCAGGCATTAGAATATAAAGATAAAAATGGTCAATCCTATTTTGCGTATGGGCACGATTATCATCCCGATTTACCAACAGACGGAAATTTCTTGAATAATGGCTTGGTCAATCCTCACAGAGTTCCGCATCCGCATTTGACCGAAGTGAAAAAGGTGTATGAGCCTGTGCAATTCAATTATTTAGGTAATGGTGTGGTAGAAATTACAAATAAGAATTTTTTTGCTGATTTTTCTGATAAAACCATTTCCTGGAAAATTTTAAAGGATGGGAAAGAAGAATTCCACGACGAAAACATCGCTTTAGAGGTAAAGCCTCAAGAGTCAAAAAATATCAAATTAGACAAATTCCCGAAAGTTTTTCCTTCTGAAAATGAATATATTCTTCAAGTAAGTTTAATTCAAAAAGATGATAACAATCTAGTTCCGAAAGGTTATGAGGTTGGCTGGGATGAATTTGTTCTGCAAAAAGGGCAATCTGAAAAAATATCTTCTTCTAAAGGAAACAATCTTAAAATTATAGAGAATAGTGATTCTTACAAAATTAGTAGTGAGTTGGTCGATTTGCGTATTGATGCCACTTCCGGAGAAATTCAATCATGGAATTACCAAGGAAAGCTCATAACCAATGAAGCGCTTCGCCCTAATTTTTGGAGACCACCTACGGACAATGATCTGGGAAATAACATGTTTCAATGGGCTAAAGTTTGGCAGGATGCAACCTATAATTATACTGCAAAATTAGTTGAAAAACCTACGCTGTCCAATAATAGAGTCACTTACAAAGTTGCTTATATTTTACCTAAAGATGAGGCAAAAGTTGAAGTTAAATACACTCTAAAAACGGATGGAAGTTTAGTGATTGACTATAGTTTTAAACCTAATCAAAAAGACCTTCCAAACCTCCCCCGTTTAGGAATGTATATGACCCTACCTAGAACATTTACTGATGTTGCATGGTACGGAAAAGGCGCAACGGAAAGTTATTGGGATAGGAAAACGGGTGTTAAAACAGGTCTTTATTCAGGAAAAATAACTGACCAGTTTGAACGCTATTTACGTCCACAAGAGACGGGAAATAAAACAGATGTTCGTTGGATGACTGTATCTTCAGATAATCTTAATTTAAAAGCTTCAAGTAACATATTGCTTAACGCAAGTGTGTGGCCGTTCGCCATGCCAGAAATCGATTTTAATCCTGAAGATGCAGGGAAATCTGCTTCTGGATTAATTCCCGTCACCACGCGACACGGTGCCGACATCAAAATTGGTGAAACGGTACAGTGGAACATTGATTATATGCAAATGGGTGTAGGTGGCGATACTTCTTGGGGACGATTGGTTCATCTTGAATATACTATTCCAGGTACTAAACCCTATCAATATTCATTCACTATACAGCCTAAATCACTATAA
- the trxB gene encoding thioredoxin-disulfide reductase, producing the protein MEENILDCVIVGSGPSGFTAAIYAARADLKPELYTGLEPGGQLTTTTEVDNFPGYPDGVTGPQMMMDLQKQAERFETKVHYEMITKAEFSPEVGGVHKIWAGNKEILAKSVIISTGATAKYLGLDDEKKYMGGGVSACATCDGFFYKGKDVIVVGGGDTAAEEATYLAKLTNKVTILVRKDHFRASKAMIHRVSNTPNIEVKFNHELIGIEGENNLVERGVVLNNLTNETFTIDVHGIFIAIGHKPNTEIFAGQINLGENGYINTIPGSTKTNLPGVFAAGDVQDSHYRQAITAAGSGCMAAMDAEKYLGELQ; encoded by the coding sequence ATGGAAGAAAATATTTTAGATTGCGTAATTGTGGGATCCGGACCATCCGGTTTTACCGCAGCAATTTACGCTGCCAGAGCTGATTTAAAACCTGAATTATATACCGGATTAGAGCCAGGCGGACAATTAACCACAACCACCGAAGTTGATAATTTTCCCGGTTATCCCGACGGCGTTACCGGTCCACAGATGATGATGGACTTGCAAAAACAAGCCGAAAGATTCGAGACGAAAGTTCATTACGAAATGATCACAAAAGCCGAATTTTCTCCGGAAGTGGGCGGCGTACATAAAATTTGGGCCGGAAACAAAGAAATTCTGGCAAAATCCGTAATTATTTCTACGGGTGCAACGGCAAAATATCTTGGTTTAGACGACGAGAAAAAATACATGGGCGGCGGCGTTTCTGCATGTGCGACGTGTGACGGATTTTTTTACAAAGGAAAAGATGTAATTGTTGTTGGCGGCGGTGATACTGCGGCAGAAGAAGCAACTTATCTTGCAAAACTTACAAATAAAGTAACGATTTTGGTACGAAAAGATCATTTCCGAGCTTCAAAAGCGATGATTCACAGGGTGAGTAATACGCCAAATATTGAAGTAAAATTTAATCATGAATTGATCGGTATTGAAGGTGAAAACAATTTGGTAGAAAGGGGAGTAGTCCTTAATAATCTTACTAATGAAACTTTTACGATTGATGTTCACGGTATTTTTATCGCAATTGGACACAAGCCAAACACTGAAATTTTCGCCGGTCAGATCAATTTGGGAGAGAATGGATATATTAACACGATTCCAGGTTCTACCAAAACAAATCTTCCGGGAGTTTTTGCGGCGGGCGATGTGCAAGATAGCCATTACAGACAAGCAATTACTGCTGCCGGAAGCGGATGTATGGCGGCAATGGACGCTGAAAAATATTTAGGAGAATTGCAGTAA
- the holA gene encoding DNA polymerase III subunit delta, producing MKELDLILKNIKNKELLPIYFFHGEEPYYIDVALKAFENEVLTEDEKAFNQTVVYGKDTTFADVLSLARQFPMMGDKQVIIVKEAQEIALNDNDVKALKLYAENPVESTLLVIGYKYKKVDSRKVFTKILSQKKMLFLSEKIKDYNIPKWIEGELRILNLKTKPNIPPLLSQYLGTDLSRISNELQKLKMILKDGEILDEKMIETHIGISKDFNIFELIKSLGKKDATQAFKIAHYLGKSPKQNSFPMMIGNLYNFFSNLIIFHTMKGDSPQNQAAAMGINPYFIKDYGEAARFYNLKNTTRIISILREMDLKSKGLGAINMTESELLKEMVYKIMHVDQYKVQT from the coding sequence ATGAAAGAATTAGATTTAATCCTCAAAAATATCAAAAATAAAGAGCTTTTGCCGATTTATTTTTTTCATGGCGAAGAACCTTATTATATTGATGTAGCCTTAAAAGCATTTGAAAACGAAGTGCTCACCGAGGATGAAAAGGCATTCAATCAAACGGTCGTATACGGAAAAGATACCACATTTGCTGACGTTCTTTCTCTCGCCCGACAGTTTCCCATGATGGGCGACAAACAGGTGATTATTGTGAAAGAAGCACAGGAAATTGCGCTGAATGATAACGATGTAAAAGCTTTAAAATTATACGCTGAAAATCCGGTCGAATCTACACTACTGGTAATTGGTTACAAATATAAGAAAGTAGATTCCCGGAAAGTTTTTACGAAAATCCTCAGTCAGAAAAAGATGCTTTTCTTAAGTGAAAAAATCAAAGATTACAACATTCCAAAGTGGATTGAAGGGGAATTGCGAATATTAAATCTTAAAACAAAACCCAATATTCCACCGTTGCTTTCCCAGTATTTAGGAACCGATTTATCGCGGATTTCAAACGAACTTCAAAAACTCAAAATGATTTTGAAAGACGGCGAAATCTTAGATGAAAAGATGATCGAAACGCATATTGGCATCAGTAAAGATTTCAATATTTTTGAACTTATTAAATCTTTAGGAAAAAAAGATGCGACTCAAGCCTTTAAAATAGCGCATTATTTAGGCAAATCACCCAAACAAAATTCTTTTCCGATGATGATTGGGAATTTGTATAATTTCTTTTCAAATTTAATAATTTTCCATACCATGAAGGGCGATTCCCCTCAAAATCAAGCTGCTGCCATGGGAATTAATCCCTATTTTATTAAAGATTATGGAGAAGCTGCTCGGTTTTACAACCTTAAAAATACGACAAGAATAATTTCAATTTTAAGAGAAATGGACCTTAAAAGTAAAGGTTTGGGCGCTATTAACATGACCGAAAGTGAATTATTGAAAGAGATGGTTTATAAAATTATGCATGTGGACCAATACAAAGTGCAAACTTAA
- a CDS encoding solute:sodium symporter family transporter produces MQFITFVGFTLLVAIISYWKTRKTDESTSDGYFLGGRSLTGAVIAGSLLLTNLSTEQIVGLNGAAYREGILVMAWETLAAIAMVITAVFLLPRYLKGGITTVPQFLEERYDKMTKTITSGLFLSGYVVVLLPIVLYSGALAINSMFNVPELLGVTKNTALWITVWGIGIIGSIYAIFGGLRAVAISDTINAVGLLVGGLMIPFFGLLAVGDGSISDGISVLIDSHPEKFESMGGPDASVPFSTIFTGMMLVNLFYWGTNQAIIQRALGAKNLKEGQKGLLLASFFKILGPLIVVLPGIIAFHIFGAELENPDEAYAMLVTKVLPATLVGFFAAVLFGAILSSFNSALNSSVTLFGIDIYKSHFKKDATEKETVKAGKLFGTGLAVLSMCIAPLIANAPDGLFGYLQEVNGCYSIPILTIIVVGYLTKFVPAIAAKIAIISGVVLYSFSQFVLKPYVIGDENYPHFLHVMAILFVLNIVIMLIIGKFRPRSVPFVLEYTNKVDITPWKYLKVVGISICIIVVVIYIYFS; encoded by the coding sequence ATGCAATTCATAACATTTGTCGGTTTTACCTTACTCGTAGCCATAATATCTTATTGGAAGACCCGTAAAACGGATGAGAGCACATCAGACGGTTATTTTCTTGGAGGCAGAAGTTTAACAGGTGCTGTTATTGCGGGCTCCCTTTTATTGACGAATCTTTCAACCGAACAGATCGTAGGTCTCAATGGAGCTGCATACCGAGAAGGTATTCTTGTCATGGCATGGGAAACACTGGCGGCAATTGCCATGGTGATTACAGCGGTTTTTTTGTTGCCAAGATATCTAAAAGGTGGCATCACTACGGTTCCACAATTTCTTGAGGAGAGGTATGATAAAATGACCAAAACCATTACATCAGGTTTATTTTTAAGCGGTTATGTTGTGGTATTGCTACCCATCGTTTTATATTCAGGTGCATTAGCTATTAATTCCATGTTCAACGTGCCGGAATTATTGGGTGTCACCAAGAATACTGCGCTTTGGATAACCGTTTGGGGTATTGGCATCATCGGTTCCATCTACGCTATTTTTGGGGGATTAAGAGCGGTTGCAATTTCCGATACCATCAATGCTGTGGGACTCTTGGTAGGAGGTTTGATGATTCCGTTTTTTGGGCTTTTGGCAGTTGGTGATGGCAGTATTTCTGATGGTATTTCAGTGCTTATCGATAGCCATCCCGAGAAATTCGAATCTATGGGAGGACCAGATGCCTCAGTTCCTTTTTCTACTATTTTTACAGGAATGATGTTGGTAAATTTATTTTATTGGGGAACCAACCAAGCCATTATTCAGAGAGCACTGGGAGCAAAAAATTTAAAAGAGGGTCAGAAGGGATTATTGTTAGCTTCTTTTTTTAAGATTTTGGGACCATTGATTGTAGTTTTGCCAGGGATAATTGCATTTCATATATTCGGAGCGGAACTTGAAAATCCTGATGAAGCTTATGCAATGTTGGTTACAAAGGTGCTACCTGCAACTTTAGTAGGCTTCTTTGCCGCAGTTCTTTTTGGTGCCATTTTAAGTTCCTTTAATTCAGCATTGAACAGTTCCGTAACCTTGTTTGGAATTGATATTTATAAATCACATTTCAAGAAAGATGCTACAGAAAAAGAAACCGTAAAGGCCGGAAAATTATTCGGTACCGGTTTGGCGGTATTATCAATGTGTATTGCACCACTGATTGCAAACGCTCCTGATGGACTTTTTGGATATTTGCAGGAAGTAAATGGCTGTTACAGCATTCCTATTCTGACCATTATCGTCGTGGGTTACCTTACTAAATTTGTGCCTGCAATAGCGGCGAAAATAGCCATTATTTCGGGTGTCGTTTTATATAGTTTCAGTCAATTTGTTTTAAAACCTTATGTAATTGGCGATGAAAACTACCCACATTTTCTACATGTCATGGCTATTTTGTTTGTACTTAATATTGTCATCATGCTGATTATCGGTAAATTCAGACCAAGGTCAGTTCCATTTGTGCTCGAATATACCAATAAGGTCGACATCACACCTTGGAAATATTTGAAAGTCGTTGGGATTTCTATCTGTATTATTGTTGTTGTCATTTATATTTATTTCTCTTAA